The Burkholderia pyrrocinia genome includes a window with the following:
- a CDS encoding NAD(P) transhydrogenase subunit alpha, with the protein MELINHTTLNLIIFTLAIYVGYHVVWNVTPALHTPLMAVTNAISAIVIVGAMLATGLTVGVPGKTFGAAAVALAAVNVFGGFLVTRRMLEMFRRKDNRRQGSGAAQ; encoded by the coding sequence ATGGAACTGATCAATCACACCACCCTCAATCTCATCATCTTCACGCTGGCGATCTACGTCGGCTACCACGTCGTGTGGAACGTCACGCCGGCACTGCATACGCCGCTGATGGCCGTCACGAACGCGATCTCGGCGATCGTCATCGTCGGCGCGATGCTGGCCACCGGGCTGACGGTCGGCGTACCCGGCAAGACGTTCGGCGCGGCAGCCGTCGCACTCGCCGCGGTCAACGTATTCGGCGGATTCCTGGTGACGCGGCGCATGCTCGAGATGTTCCGGAGGAAAGACAACCGCCGGCAAGGTTCCGGAGCAGCGCAATGA
- a CDS encoding NAD(P)(+) transhydrogenase (Re/Si-specific) subunit beta produces the protein MSMNLVTLLYLVASVCFIQALKGLSHPRTARLGNAFGMAGMAIAILTTIALIGKQAATLGSNLTLGLGLLAGALAIGGIVGAIVAARVEMTKMPELVAAMHSLIGLAAVCIAYAVVCEPSAFGLATDGRSIPYGNRVELFIGTFIGAITFSGSVIAFGKLAGKYRFRLFQGAPVVYPFQHALNLALAIAMLGFGIAFVVTQSWLPFIAMTVLAFVLGVLIIIPIGGADMPVVVSMLNSYSGWAAAGIGFSLNNPMLIISGSLVGSSGAILSYIMCRAMNRSFLNVLLGGFGTEAAAQSGAKQEQRPVKSGSADDAAFLLGNAESVVIVPGYGLAVARAQHALKELSDKLAGKGIDVRYAIHPVAGRMPGHMNVLLAEAEVPYEQVFEMEDINAEFGQTDVVLVLGANDVVNPAARNDPSSPIAGMPILDAYKARTVIVNKRSMASGYAGLDNELFYMDKTMMVFSDAKKVIENMTKALD, from the coding sequence ATGAGCATGAACCTCGTCACCCTGCTGTATCTCGTCGCCTCCGTCTGCTTCATCCAGGCGCTCAAGGGTCTCTCCCATCCGCGAACCGCAAGACTGGGCAACGCGTTCGGCATGGCGGGCATGGCCATCGCGATCCTGACGACGATCGCGTTGATCGGCAAGCAGGCTGCCACGCTCGGGTCGAACCTGACGCTCGGGCTCGGCCTGCTGGCCGGCGCGCTCGCGATCGGCGGCATCGTCGGCGCGATCGTCGCTGCCCGCGTCGAAATGACCAAGATGCCCGAGCTCGTCGCGGCCATGCATTCGCTGATCGGCCTGGCCGCGGTGTGCATCGCGTACGCGGTGGTCTGCGAACCCTCCGCGTTCGGACTCGCCACGGACGGTCGCAGCATCCCCTACGGCAATCGCGTCGAACTGTTCATCGGCACCTTCATCGGCGCCATCACGTTCTCCGGCTCGGTCATCGCGTTCGGCAAGCTGGCCGGCAAATACCGGTTCCGGCTGTTCCAGGGCGCGCCGGTCGTCTATCCGTTCCAGCATGCGCTCAATCTGGCGCTCGCGATCGCGATGCTCGGCTTCGGCATCGCGTTCGTCGTCACGCAGTCGTGGCTGCCGTTCATCGCGATGACCGTGCTCGCATTCGTGCTCGGCGTGCTGATCATCATTCCGATCGGCGGCGCCGACATGCCGGTCGTCGTATCGATGCTGAATTCGTACTCGGGCTGGGCCGCGGCCGGCATCGGCTTTTCGCTGAACAATCCGATGCTGATCATTTCGGGTTCGCTGGTCGGTTCCTCTGGTGCGATCCTGTCGTACATCATGTGCCGCGCGATGAACCGTTCGTTCCTCAACGTGCTCCTCGGCGGATTCGGCACCGAAGCGGCGGCGCAAAGCGGTGCGAAGCAGGAGCAGCGGCCCGTCAAATCGGGTTCCGCGGACGACGCGGCGTTCCTGCTCGGCAACGCGGAATCGGTCGTCATCGTGCCGGGATACGGCCTCGCCGTCGCCCGCGCGCAGCACGCGCTCAAGGAACTCTCGGACAAGCTGGCCGGCAAGGGCATCGACGTCCGTTATGCGATCCATCCGGTGGCGGGACGGATGCCGGGCCATATGAACGTACTGCTGGCCGAGGCGGAAGTGCCTTACGAGCAGGTGTTCGAGATGGAGGACATCAACGCGGAATTCGGCCAGACCGATGTCGTGCTCGTGCTGGGCGCCAACGACGTGGTCAATCCTGCCGCCAGGAACGATCCGTCGTCGCCCATCGCAGGCATGCCGATTCTCGACGCATACAAGGCGCGCACGGTCATCGTGAACAAGCGATCGATGGCGTCGGGATACGCGGGCCTCGACAACGAGCTGTTCTACATGGACAAGACCATGATGGTGTTCTCCGATGCGAAGAAGGTCATCGAGAACATGACGAAAGCGCTGGACTAG
- a CDS encoding L-idonate 5-dehydrogenase has product MQALVIHAPLDLRIEDVPTPEAGPDQMLIRVRAGGICGSDLHYYNHGGFGTVRIKEPMVLGHEVSGVISRVGANVRGFSPGQRIAISPSRPCGSCEYCQQGLQNHCMDMRYYGSAMRTPHVQGAFRQEVVIDSTQAHCVADSVSDAEAAMAEPLSVALHAVRRAGPLLGKRVLVTGCGPIGSLIVAAARRAGAATIVATDVNAVPLDSARQVGADITVNVAAAPSGLEPFSTGKGTFDVLFEASGNAAALRSAFDVLRPRGIVVQVGLGGDSALPMNVIVAKEFDLRGAFRFHEEFAVAVELLNKGLVDVKPLISDIFPYQECVKAFQTAGDRTKAMKVLVTFD; this is encoded by the coding sequence ATGCAGGCACTCGTCATTCATGCCCCGCTCGATCTGCGGATCGAGGATGTTCCGACGCCGGAAGCCGGACCGGACCAGATGCTGATTCGCGTCCGCGCGGGCGGCATCTGCGGATCGGATCTGCATTACTACAATCATGGCGGATTCGGCACGGTTCGCATCAAGGAACCGATGGTGCTGGGCCATGAAGTATCCGGCGTCATCAGCCGGGTCGGCGCGAACGTTCGCGGTTTCTCGCCGGGCCAGCGTATCGCGATCAGCCCCAGCCGGCCGTGCGGATCGTGCGAATACTGCCAGCAAGGACTGCAAAACCATTGCATGGACATGCGCTACTACGGCAGCGCAATGCGTACGCCGCACGTCCAGGGCGCGTTCCGGCAGGAAGTCGTGATCGACAGCACGCAGGCGCATTGCGTCGCCGATAGCGTCAGCGATGCAGAAGCCGCGATGGCCGAACCGCTGTCGGTCGCGCTGCATGCGGTACGCCGCGCCGGGCCGCTGCTCGGCAAACGCGTGCTCGTCACCGGCTGCGGGCCGATCGGCTCGCTGATTGTCGCGGCTGCCCGTCGGGCGGGGGCCGCAACGATCGTCGCCACCGACGTCAACGCGGTGCCGCTCGACAGCGCCCGGCAGGTCGGCGCGGATATCACGGTCAACGTCGCCGCTGCCCCTTCCGGGCTCGAGCCGTTCTCGACCGGCAAAGGCACCTTCGACGTGCTGTTCGAGGCGAGCGGCAACGCGGCCGCGCTGCGCTCCGCATTCGACGTGCTGCGGCCGCGCGGAATCGTCGTTCAGGTCGGGCTCGGTGGCGATAGCGCGTTGCCGATGAACGTCATCGTCGCCAAGGAATTCGACCTGCGCGGGGCCTTTCGATTCCACGAGGAATTTGCGGTTGCCGTCGAACTGCTGAACAAGGGCCTCGTCGACGTCAAGCCGTTGATTTCCGATATCTTTCCGTATCAGGAATGCGTGAAGGCGTTTCAGACGGCCGGCGATCGCACGAAGGCGATGAAGGTGCTGGTTACCTTCGACTGA
- a CDS encoding glycoside hydrolase family 28 protein gives MRLASLAALAGAGVMAVSATAATTVGTQWGTVSEPALPTSVCGTVAAQLTPVGGSVDALDSTASNTEHDTTRIQNAIAQCAAGSAVHLTAGANGQTAFISGPLTLKSGVTLWLDKGVTLFASRNPALYDNGVGTCGTATSSSKKSCNPFISASGTANAAIVGDGVIDGRGGSLLTSGPNAGLRTWWDVAYQNKTQGLNQQNPRLLEVKGGSNFTLYRITLQNSPNFHVVTNGVTGVTAWGIKIVTPSAVYTKSGYACPSGTQPGEATPATCFTPDTAKNTDGFDPGQSSQVLLAFSYISTGDDHVAVKSSASPGVKQLTIAHNHFYYGHGMSIGSETNAGVSDVDVRDLTMDGFDSPNGNGLRIKSDSSRGGLVTNVRFRQVCMRNVARPLVFDPFYSSSTGTLYPDFTNITVQDFHDVGSAKFGGGRVTFSGYEANGQHFPLGIALNNVVFDGTQPTFEKDAATHYVLGPGAVSFSGSIVTSSANDVTVTGTPGTSTPYDCSAAFTTLKSVAPTSPI, from the coding sequence GTGAGGTTGGCTTCACTTGCGGCGCTGGCCGGCGCGGGCGTGATGGCAGTGTCGGCCACGGCCGCGACGACGGTCGGTACGCAGTGGGGCACCGTCAGCGAACCGGCACTGCCGACGAGCGTATGCGGCACGGTCGCGGCGCAGCTCACGCCGGTCGGCGGCTCGGTCGACGCGCTCGACTCGACCGCGTCGAATACCGAGCACGATACGACGCGGATCCAGAACGCGATCGCGCAATGCGCGGCCGGCTCCGCCGTGCATTTGACAGCCGGTGCAAACGGCCAGACAGCGTTCATCAGCGGGCCGCTGACGCTGAAATCGGGCGTGACGCTGTGGCTCGACAAGGGCGTCACGCTGTTCGCGTCGCGCAATCCCGCGCTGTACGACAACGGAGTCGGCACGTGCGGCACCGCCACCTCGAGCAGCAAGAAATCGTGCAACCCGTTCATCAGCGCGTCCGGCACGGCGAACGCGGCGATCGTCGGCGACGGCGTGATCGACGGGCGCGGCGGCAGCCTGCTGACGAGCGGGCCGAATGCGGGCCTGCGCACATGGTGGGACGTCGCGTACCAGAACAAGACGCAAGGTCTGAACCAGCAGAACCCGCGGCTGCTCGAAGTGAAAGGCGGCAGCAACTTCACGCTGTACCGGATCACGCTGCAGAATTCGCCGAACTTCCACGTGGTGACGAACGGCGTGACCGGCGTGACCGCGTGGGGAATCAAGATCGTCACGCCGAGCGCGGTCTATACGAAGAGCGGCTACGCGTGCCCGAGCGGTACGCAGCCCGGCGAGGCGACGCCCGCTACCTGTTTCACGCCCGACACGGCGAAGAACACCGACGGGTTCGATCCGGGGCAGTCGAGCCAGGTGCTGCTCGCGTTCTCGTACATCAGCACCGGCGACGATCATGTCGCCGTGAAGTCGAGCGCATCGCCGGGCGTGAAGCAACTGACGATCGCGCACAATCATTTCTACTATGGCCACGGCATGTCGATCGGCAGCGAGACGAATGCCGGCGTGTCGGACGTGGATGTGCGCGACCTGACGATGGACGGGTTCGACAGCCCGAACGGCAACGGCCTGCGGATCAAGTCCGATTCGTCGCGCGGCGGCCTGGTGACCAACGTGCGCTTCCGGCAGGTCTGCATGCGGAACGTCGCGCGGCCGCTCGTGTTCGATCCGTTCTACAGTTCGTCGACCGGCACGCTGTATCCGGATTTCACGAACATCACGGTCCAGGACTTTCACGACGTCGGCAGTGCGAAATTCGGCGGCGGAAGGGTCACGTTCTCCGGCTATGAAGCGAACGGGCAGCACTTTCCGCTCGGCATCGCGCTGAACAACGTCGTGTTCGACGGCACGCAGCCGACGTTCGAGAAAGACGCCGCGACGCACTATGTGCTCGGGCCGGGCGCCGTGAGCTTCTCCGGCTCGATCGTCACGTCGAGCGCGAACGACGTGACGGTCACGGGTACGCCGGGCACGTCCACGCCGTACGACTGCAGCGCTGCGTTCACGACGCTGAAATCCGTCGCGCCGACTTCGCCGATCTGA